Genomic window (Enterobacteriaceae bacterium 4M9):
CTTATAGCAGAAAGTGCCGCGCCAGAAGGGCTGCGGTGAACGGTTTCTTCAGATAAAAACCTCGCGGCAGCGTGAGAATCGGCTCGCCGTGTGCGCCTACGGCCTCGGTAAGCGCCCGGCTGTTTGCCGCCTTAGGGCGCAACTGCAACACCTCGCCGTGGCGAGCTGTGATGTGCTCAACCTGGCCGAGGACAATAAGATCCATCAGTTCTTCCCAGTCGCGGCGTAGCTGCTCTTCTTCTTCCTCTGACGGACTCCACAGCAGCGGTGTACCAATGCGGCGCTCGCCGAGGGGAATAGCGCGCTCACCTTCTACCGGCACCCACAGCACGCGTCTGAGCTTGTGGCGCACGTGGCTGGTTTCCCACACCACGCCGGTATTACCGGTAAGCGGTGCAACACAGACAAACGTGGTTTCCAGCGGACGGCCACTGCGGTCAATGGGAATGGTTTTAAGCTCAACGCCAATGGAGGCAAAATCCTGCTCCGGCTTGCTGCCTGCGCTCGCACCCAGCCATAGCTCAAGCAATATCCCAATCCAGCCCTTATCGCGCCGTAAATCGGGAGGAACAGGCAGTCCTGCCAGCGCCGCCAACTCACTGAGGCTGTAGCCTGCAAGCTGGTTTGCCTGGTACATCAGTTCTGCTTCGCTTTGGGGAGGGTGAGCAAGAGGTCGTAAAGGTTCCATGTGCTGCTTTTAGGTTGGTTAAAAAATAGACGCGGTTTTCCCCGCCTCGCTACAGAGTGTAGCGCGCTGTGGACGATATTTACAATTTGCTGATTTATAGGTGTTTTTAATTGGATTTTGTCAGCTATTTTTCCCGGGTAAACGGGTTTTCCAATTCTGGTCACTGACAATGAACAGGATCTTACACCAGGTTATCCACAGAAAACTGGGATAACCGGGAAAACTCCCGACTACTGTTTCCATTTACAGCCTTGACGGCAGGGTTTTTTGCCGTTCCCTGACGAATTGTGACTAACTTATTGGCACAATCTGTGGATAAAAACGACGTTGTTCGATCTTTCATCAACGCGTCGATCCTGACTGTGACTAACATCACATTACATAACCTGACAGAGTAAAAAGTGCGTATAAATTACTGAAATTTAATGGATTAATCATTGTGTTTTGTTTTGATAAAAATCGCAGTGACGGAGTTTTCCCGTACTCATACGTCACTTTTTCACAGCGATATCCACAGAAAAAGTGAATAAAACCGCCTGCGAAACACCTCAACTGTTTATAACTGCGGTTACTTTTGTGAATTATTCAATTGTTATACCGTTCGCATCCCACAAAGAGAGTGGTTTACCGGCTTACGCGAGTGTGAAACAATCGCTCTTATTCAGTTTTTTTTGAGGTAGTCCCGTGATCGACGATGATGGCTACCGCCCAAATGTTGGTATTGTCATTTGTAACCGGCAGGGTCAGGTGATGTGGGCCAGGCGTTTTGGTCAACATTCCTGGCAGTTTCCTCAGGGGGGAATCAACCCGGGCGAATCGGCTGAACAGGCGATGTATCGGGAATTGTATGAAGAGGTGGGACTGCATCGCAAAGATGTGCGTCTGATTGCTTCAACCCGAAACTGGCTGCGTTACAAATTACCGAAGCGTTTGGTGCGTTGGGACACAAAGCCGGTTTGCATCGGCCAGAAACAAAAGTGGTTTCTGTTGCAATTAACGGGCAGCGACAACGATATCAATCTGCAAACCAGCGGCACGCCTGAATTTGACGGCTGGCGCTGGGTAAGTTTCTGGTATCCGGTTCGCCAGGTTGTTTCGTTCAAGCGCGATGTCTATCGCCGCGTGATGAAAGAGTTTGCCAGTACCGTTATGCCGCTACAGGAGCCTGCGCCTGTGCGAAATGCTTCCTCCGGTTGGCGCCGAAAACGAGGTTAGTCACGCGTAATATGCTCACCCTGCTGCGAGAAATTGTCGAAAAGGTTGCCAGTGCGCCGCGCCTGAATGAGGCGCTGCGTATTCTGGTTGATGACATCTGCCAGGCGATGGATACCGAGGTCTGCTCTGTTTACCTCGCCGACCACGAGCGGTGCTGTTATTACCTGATGGCGACCCGCGGCCTGAAAAAACCGCGCAACCGTACGGTAACGCTCGCCTTTGATGAAGGGCTGGTCGGCCTTGTTGGCCGACTGGCAGAACCCATCAACCTCGCCGACGCGCAAAAACATCCCAGCTTCAAATACATTCCCGCCGTTAAAGAAGATCATTTCCGCTCTTTCCTGGGCGTGCCAATTATTCAGCGCCGCCAGTTGCTGGGTGTGCTGGTGGTTCAGCAGCGTCAGCTGCGCCAGTTTGATGAAAGTGAAGAGTCTTTTCTTGTCACGCTGGCAACCCAGATGGCGGCTATTCTGTCCCAGTCCCAGCTGACTGCGCTATTTGGTCAGTACCGACAAACGCGTATCCGCGCGCTGGCTGCTGCACCGGGTGTGGCGGTGGCCGAAGGCTGGATGGACGCGACACTTCCCCTCATGGAGCAGGTGACAGAGGCCTCAACCCTGAACACGGCGCAGGAACGTGAGCGACTGGCGACGGCGCTGGAAGACGCCGCAGCAGAATTCCGGCGCTTCAGTAAGCGTTTTGCCGCGGGGGCGCAAAAAGAGACGGCGGCGATTTTTGACCTCTATTCACACCTGTTGATGGACGCACGCCTGCGTCGCGAACTGTATGCTGAAGTCGATAAGGGCTGCGTGGCTGAATGGGCAGTCAAAAAGGTCATTGAGAAATTTGCTGCCCAGTTTGCCGCACTCAGCGATGGTTATCTTAAAGAGCGAGCCGGCGATCTGCGTGCATTGGGCCAGCGCCTGCTGTTCCACCTCGACGATACCATTCTGAGTCCAAACAGTTGGCCACATCGCTTTGTACTGGTTGCCGACGAACTCTCTGCGGCAACCCTTGCGGAGTTGCCGACGGACAGGCTGGCGGGCGTGGTCGTGCGCGACGGTGCGGCCAACTCGCACGCGGCCATTATGGTGCGCGCAATGGGCATTCCCACCGTGATGGGAGCCGATATTCAGCCGGTGATGTTGCAAGGGCGCATGCTGGTGGTGGACGGCTATCGCGGCGAAGTGCTGGTTGACCCTGAAGCGGTGCTGCTTGCCGAATACCAGCGGCTGATTAACGAAGAAGATGCGCTCAGCAAGCTGGCTGAAGGTGAGGCCGAACAGCCTGCGCAGCTCAAAAGCGGTGAGCGCATACAGGTGCTGCTCAATGCAGGCCTTAGCCCGGAGCATGAGCAAAAGCTTGGGGCGTACATTGACGGCATAGGCCTGTATCGCACTGAAATTCCGTTTATGCTGCAAAGTGGTTTTCCGTCAGAAGAAGAGCAGGTGGCGCAATACCAGGGCATGTTGCAGATGTTCCACGACAAGCCGGTGACGCTGCGCACGCTCGATGTGGGCGCAGACAAGCAACTGCCTTACATGCCAATTAGCGAAGAAAACCCCTGTCTTGGCTGGCGTGGTATCCGCATTACGCTCGATCAGCCAGAGATCTTTCTGGTCCAGGTGCGTGCGATGCTGCGTGCCAACGCCGCGACCGGCAACCTCGGCATTTTGCTGCCGATGATAACCAGCCTTGATGAAGTGGACGAGGCGCGCCGCCTTATCGATAGGGCCCGCCAGGAAGTCGAGGAGGAGCTGGGTTACGCTATCCCGATGCCGCGTATCGGTGTGATGATCGAAGTGCCGTCGATGATCTTTATGCTCCCACAGCTAAAAGGGCGTGTGGATTTCATCTCGGTTGGCTCTAACGACTTAACTCAGTATCTGCTGGCGGTTGACAGAAATAACACGCGTGTTGCCGGGCTGTATGACAGCCTGCATCCCGCCATGCTGCGTGCGCTACACGCCATTGCCCAGACAGCCGTGGCGCTTGATATTGAACTCGGGCTGTGTGGCGAAATGGCGGGCGATCCGATGTGTGTGGCGCTGCTAACCGGCATGGGTTATCGCCATCTCTCCATGAACGGGCGCTCGGTTGCACGCGTCAAATATCTGCTGCGCCATATTGATTATGCTGATGCGTGTGATTTGGCCCAGCGTTGTCTGGAATTGCAGATGTCGGCAGAAGTGCGCCACCAGGTTGCGGCATTTATGGAGCGGCGTGGCATGGGTGGGCTTATCCGCGGCGGGCGCTAGGCACGCGGCTTTGACACTGGCTAATTACATTTCTTTTACATCTTCACATCGGCATCACTCGCGCGCTTTGTGCTATTATCCGCTGCTTTGGGAGCGCGCCCTCAGGCGTGCAGCGTAACGCCCGTCGGCTCTCGCGGCGGGGTAACAATGCTTTATGGTGACAGATGAACAGTGGCTATCTGCGTTTTCCCGAGTTTGACCCGGTTATTTTTTCAATAGGCCCGGTTTCGCTTCACTGGTACGGACTGATGTACCTTGTGGGTTTTGTTTTTGCCATGTGGCTTGCTACGCGTCGGGCCAACCGCCCGGGCAGCGGCTGGACCAAAAACGAAGTCGAAAACCTGCTGTACGCGGGTTTCCTCGGTGTGTTTCTCGGTGGCCGCATTGGCTATGTACTGTTTTATAACTTCCCGCTTTTCCTGGACGATCCGCTGTATCTGTTCCGGGTCTGGGACGGAGGCATGTCGTTCCACGGCGGCCTGATAGGTGTTATCTGTGTCATGCTTATCTTTGCACGTCGCACCAAACGCACCTTCTTCCAGGTTTCTGACTTTATCGCTCCGCTTATTCCATTTGGTCTCGGGGCCGGACGTTTGGGTAACTTCATCAACGGCGAACTGTGGGGGCGTGTTGACCCAGGCTTTCGTTTCACCATGCTGTTCCCCAACTCGCGCACGGAAGACTTAGATCTGCTGCAAAGCCATCCTGAGTGGCAGTCGCTGTTTGACACCTACGGCTCACTGCCGCGCCACATGTCCCAGCTCTATGAAATGGTGCTCGAAGGGATTGTGCTGTTCATTATCCTCAACCTTTTTATTCGCAAGCCTCGTCCGACCGGCGCGGTTTCAGGCCTGTTCCTGATTGGCTACGGCGCGTTTCGCATCATTGTTGAGTTTTTCCGCCAGCCGGATGCACAGTTTACCGGCACCTGGGTGCAGTACATCAGCATGGGGCAAATCCTCTCTGTGCCGATGATTGTGGCCGGCATTGCCATGATGGCCTGGGCGTATCGCCGCCCTAAGCCGCAGATTTCGTGAGGAAGTAATGAAACAGTACCTTGATTTAATGGCTAAAGTGCTGGCCGAGGGGACGCCGAAAGACGACCGCACCGGTACCGGCACGTTATCCATCTTTGGTCACCAGATGCGCTTTAATTTGCGTGAAGGGTTTCCGCTGGTGACCACCAAACGCTGCCATCTGCGCTCTATCATTCATGAACTGCTGTGGTTCCTCAAAGGCGACACCAACATCGCTTACCTGCGTGAAAACAACGTCACTATCTGGGACGAGTGGGCCGATGAAAACGGTGACCTCGGGCCGGTATATGGCAAACAGTGGCGTTCCTGGGGCGCGCCAGACGGTAAGCACATCGACCAGATTGCGAAGGTGCTGGAACAGCTGAAAAGCGATCCGGACTCGCGCCGTATTATTGTTTCAGCGTGGAACGTGGGTGAACTGGACCAAATGGCGCTGGCTCCGTGCCATGCGTTTTTCCAGTTTTACGTGGCAGATGGTCGCTTATCTTGCCAGCTTTACCAGCGCTCTTGTGACATATTCCTCGGTCTGCCGTTTAACATTGCCAGCTATGCGCTACTGGTGCATATGATGGCGCAGCAGTGTGACCTGGAAGTGGGGGATTTTGTCTGGACCGGGGGCGATACGCACCTGTACAGCAACCACCTGGAGCAAACCCGTCTTCAGTTAACCCGCGAGCCGCGCCCGCTGCCCAGGCTGGTGATTAAACGTAAACCGGCGTCGTTGTTTGACTACCGCTTCGAAGACTTCGAAATAGAAGGCTACGATCCGCATCCGGCCATCAAAGCGCCGGTCGCGATTTAAGCCTTACGCTAACGGCACCTTCGGGTGCCGTTTTTCATTACCGCTTCCGGTATGTTTGCAACAGGCTGCAACCGCTGCGGGTTTCTCCCGTAGCGTCTCGTAAGCTGCGTTTTTCCTGCTGGAATGCGCACGCCAGTACGCCACACTGCTGCCATGAACAACAAACAGCGAGGCTACAGCCTCATGGAACTTATTGTGGTGATGGCTATGGTGCTGGTGCTCAGTAGCGCCGGGTTACACGGCTGGCGGCAGTGGCAGCAACATCAACGTCTGGTACAAAGTTCGCGTCTTCTGCTGGCGTGGCTGCAACAGCAGCGTGATGAGGCAAATGCCTTTAACCGCGACAGCCTTATTAGGGTAGTGCATGAGGGCACTCACTGGTGCCTGAGCGGTGAGGCGCCGCAGCCAGAGACCTGCCGAGCAGGTGGGCGGCAGGTGTGGCGGCCTCAATGGCCGGACATTACGCTTGCGGAAATCACTACCGGTCTGACGTTCTTTGGTTTGCGCAATACCGCAAGGCCGGGGCGAATTACGCTTGAGAACCCGAGCGGGCGTTGGCGAGCCGTAATATCGGTCTGGGGGCGCATTCGCCTGTGCCATGTGGGGGAGCCAGGATGCCAGTGATGCACGGCTTTACTTTACCTGAGGCGCTGCTGGCGGTGGCGATTGGCAGCATGGTGTTGCTGGCGGGCAGCCGCCTGCTGCCCGTGTTACAGCTGGCAACGCTGCGTGAGGCGCAGGTTCAGAACCTTGAAGCCGAACTGTGGCGGCAGGTGTTTACGGTGGGTAAAACGCTACAGCGCGCAGGCTATTGCCGAAGTGAATGTACTCTGGAAGGGTTAAGGTTGCTCGATAGCGGGCGCTGCGTCATCGTCTCTCGCGAACTGGCCCCGGGCACAGGGACCGAACAGGTAGGTTTTCGGCTAAGAGGCGGGGCGCTGGAGACCTTCAGCGGTAGCGTGAACTGTGAAAGCGGTGGTTGGGAAAGAATGACTGACCCGGCCAGCCTGCGGGTCGAGCAGTTTCAGGTTCAGCGCGAGAGCCGTGGCGTGTTTGCACCGCGTCTGACCATTACGCTGCGTGCACAGGCGTTGAATGCGGGTGCCAGAGTGCAGCAACTGGTGCACAGCGTTAGCGGGTTTAATCTGTGAAGCACCAGCGTGGAGGGGCAACGCTGGCCGCTGTCATGGTGCTGATTCTCTCCGGCATACTGTTACTGTATGGGCTGGGACAGCTTTTTGAACTGCGTATGCCCGCCGTTGCCGGAGAAATTCGCCGCATCCGTGCAACCACAGAGGCACACAGCGCGCTGGCGTGGGGTACGACGCAGCGCTGGCAACCGCAGGCACACTGGCAGTGCCGACCAGCGCGCGGGGGTGGGCAGGCCTGTCTGCGCCAGCTGGAGCGTGGGTTGCTGTTGCTTGGGCAGGATGAAACGGGCCTGCTACGCTTCTGGCAGCGAGCCACGTTGAGTGAGGGAAAGGTGGTCCTGAGCCCGCGTAGCTGGAGCGATTACTGCCCGCTGACGACAGGTGCGGAGTGTGTGCCGTGAAAGGCCGCATGTGCGGTTTCAGTCTGCCGGAAACGCTGCTGGCCCTTTTACTGTTGGCTGTGGTGACCAGCGGGCTGGCAAACTGGCAGCGTGCACTGGCACAGGGGCTACGGGTGCAAAGCCAGACGTTACAGTTGTGGCGAATGCTCGAGCAGCAAAGCGACATTACGCCCGTGCAACAGGCGCAGCAGCAGATAACGCGAAGCGAGACATCGCATGACGGATGTGTCAGCATCACGGTCACGCTGACCGGGTTGCAGGGCCACAGAGGCCAACTTCACCGCTTACACTGCCCGCTAAAATAGCCGCGCCTGGGTGCCAGATTCAAC
Coding sequences:
- a CDS encoding prepilin-type N-terminal cleavage/methylation domain-containing protein; its protein translation is MCGFSLPETLLALLLLAVVTSGLANWQRALAQGLRVQSQTLQLWRMLEQQSDITPVQQAQQQITRSETSHDGCVSITVTLTGLQGHRGQLHRLHCPLK
- the thyA gene encoding thymidylate synthase, with the translated sequence MKQYLDLMAKVLAEGTPKDDRTGTGTLSIFGHQMRFNLREGFPLVTTKRCHLRSIIHELLWFLKGDTNIAYLRENNVTIWDEWADENGDLGPVYGKQWRSWGAPDGKHIDQIAKVLEQLKSDPDSRRIIVSAWNVGELDQMALAPCHAFFQFYVADGRLSCQLYQRSCDIFLGLPFNIASYALLVHMMAQQCDLEVGDFVWTGGDTHLYSNHLEQTRLQLTREPRPLPRLVIKRKPASLFDYRFEDFEIEGYDPHPAIKAPVAI
- a CDS encoding YgdB family protein, which produces MKHQRGGATLAAVMVLILSGILLLYGLGQLFELRMPAVAGEIRRIRATTEAHSALAWGTTQRWQPQAHWQCRPARGGGQACLRQLERGLLLLGQDETGLLRFWQRATLSEGKVVLSPRSWSDYCPLTTGAECVP
- the lgt gene encoding prolipoprotein diacylglyceryl transferase is translated as MNSGYLRFPEFDPVIFSIGPVSLHWYGLMYLVGFVFAMWLATRRANRPGSGWTKNEVENLLYAGFLGVFLGGRIGYVLFYNFPLFLDDPLYLFRVWDGGMSFHGGLIGVICVMLIFARRTKRTFFQVSDFIAPLIPFGLGAGRLGNFINGELWGRVDPGFRFTMLFPNSRTEDLDLLQSHPEWQSLFDTYGSLPRHMSQLYEMVLEGIVLFIILNLFIRKPRPTGAVSGLFLIGYGAFRIIVEFFRQPDAQFTGTWVQYISMGQILSVPMIVAGIAMMAWAYRRPKPQIS
- the rppH gene encoding RNA pyrophosphohydrolase; protein product: MIDDDGYRPNVGIVICNRQGQVMWARRFGQHSWQFPQGGINPGESAEQAMYRELYEEVGLHRKDVRLIASTRNWLRYKLPKRLVRWDTKPVCIGQKQKWFLLQLTGSDNDINLQTSGTPEFDGWRWVSFWYPVRQVVSFKRDVYRRVMKEFASTVMPLQEPAPVRNASSGWRRKRG
- the mutH gene encoding DNA mismatch repair endonuclease MutH, whose protein sequence is MEPLRPLAHPPQSEAELMYQANQLAGYSLSELAALAGLPVPPDLRRDKGWIGILLELWLGASAGSKPEQDFASIGVELKTIPIDRSGRPLETTFVCVAPLTGNTGVVWETSHVRHKLRRVLWVPVEGERAIPLGERRIGTPLLWSPSEEEEEQLRRDWEELMDLIVLGQVEHITARHGEVLQLRPKAANSRALTEAVGAHGEPILTLPRGFYLKKPFTAALLARHFLL
- a CDS encoding prepilin peptidase-dependent protein, producing MPVMHGFTLPEALLAVAIGSMVLLAGSRLLPVLQLATLREAQVQNLEAELWRQVFTVGKTLQRAGYCRSECTLEGLRLLDSGRCVIVSRELAPGTGTEQVGFRLRGGALETFSGSVNCESGGWERMTDPASLRVEQFQVQRESRGVFAPRLTITLRAQALNAGARVQQLVHSVSGFNL
- a CDS encoding prepilin peptidase-dependent protein; protein product: MELIVVMAMVLVLSSAGLHGWRQWQQHQRLVQSSRLLLAWLQQQRDEANAFNRDSLIRVVHEGTHWCLSGEAPQPETCRAGGRQVWRPQWPDITLAEITTGLTFFGLRNTARPGRITLENPSGRWRAVISVWGRIRLCHVGEPGCQ
- the ptsP gene encoding phosphoenolpyruvate--protein phosphotransferase translates to MLTLLREIVEKVASAPRLNEALRILVDDICQAMDTEVCSVYLADHERCCYYLMATRGLKKPRNRTVTLAFDEGLVGLVGRLAEPINLADAQKHPSFKYIPAVKEDHFRSFLGVPIIQRRQLLGVLVVQQRQLRQFDESEESFLVTLATQMAAILSQSQLTALFGQYRQTRIRALAAAPGVAVAEGWMDATLPLMEQVTEASTLNTAQERERLATALEDAAAEFRRFSKRFAAGAQKETAAIFDLYSHLLMDARLRRELYAEVDKGCVAEWAVKKVIEKFAAQFAALSDGYLKERAGDLRALGQRLLFHLDDTILSPNSWPHRFVLVADELSAATLAELPTDRLAGVVVRDGAANSHAAIMVRAMGIPTVMGADIQPVMLQGRMLVVDGYRGEVLVDPEAVLLAEYQRLINEEDALSKLAEGEAEQPAQLKSGERIQVLLNAGLSPEHEQKLGAYIDGIGLYRTEIPFMLQSGFPSEEEQVAQYQGMLQMFHDKPVTLRTLDVGADKQLPYMPISEENPCLGWRGIRITLDQPEIFLVQVRAMLRANAATGNLGILLPMITSLDEVDEARRLIDRARQEVEEELGYAIPMPRIGVMIEVPSMIFMLPQLKGRVDFISVGSNDLTQYLLAVDRNNTRVAGLYDSLHPAMLRALHAIAQTAVALDIELGLCGEMAGDPMCVALLTGMGYRHLSMNGRSVARVKYLLRHIDYADACDLAQRCLELQMSAEVRHQVAAFMERRGMGGLIRGGR